From the genome of Fusarium fujikuroi IMI 58289 draft genome, chromosome FFUJ_chr06:
CATTAATTAGTCGGAGAAATATCCTGGCTACACTACACGCCCCTTTCCCTTTCTGATCTCTGCCCCATCAGCAAGCAAGCATCGTTCCGTCTTCTCTCCCCCCATCAGCCACTGATCTCTCAATCTACGGCGGATACTGTGCTTGTACCGAACGACCAGGACCCAGTGTCTAGGAAGACTCCAGCATCAGCACCCCTAGTCtagcttcttcctcactcCCACTCTCCCACTCCTACGAGAGAGGCACTCCCTGTAAAGTACCTGACTGAGCAAGCCTGTACCAACCAACGcttgtcgctgtcgctgtcgctgtcgccGCGGCCTGCGCCTACTCCTACACTACCCTCCCCATCCCCCATCATCTTCCATCCTCTCCCGTCGTCGTCTCTTCACAACTCCAAGCTAACCGTCACCaaaccttttttttctttcgtttctctcttgtttcttttgcttcataTCCACTCTCGCTCAAAGGTCTTGGGACCTTAGACTCTCGCTTTTGTCCTTCGTTGTTCAATCGTTCCCGAAATTTGACGGAACCAACTCATTCGCTACCTTACTTACCCCGTATTATCTATCAGCTCATCACCCATCGACTTCAACCACATTCGCTTCAACAACCGCGTTATATCCAACCCAAATTTTAAAACCAGCTGACGAAACTCGAATATCATCGCCTTGCTCATCTTGATTCACCTCGAATTTCCGATTTTCCCTCCATGTGAGCGGAGCCCATGGACCCGAGACAGAACCAGAATCAGCGACACTCAAGTCAGACCAGCAGCCCTCAACAGCATTTCGATTTCCAACAGCACAACATGTCGCAGCAACCGAGTCCCTCGCCTCAGCAGTCTCACGACGCGAACCCTCAGGATGTTCTCGCCGAGGCCCGTAAGAACCTCCAGGTCCTGATTGACTCAGGCATGTCCAAGGAGCTTCTCCACCAGCTAGTCGATGGCGGCCATGGCCTCAGCTTGAACCTCAGCGCGATGACAGCCATGCAAGCCATGCCTACGATTCCTTCCCAACCTCAGCAGACTCCCTTTAGCCAGCAACCTCCCAACCCGAGTCATACGGCCTCTACTGCTTCGCTtgctccaccaccacccatGCGATgccctcctccgcctcctgtTGCCTCCAACGGCCCCAGTATCCAGACAGTAACGACGACCCCTAATAGCGTTTCATCCACCTCCACGACCCCCTTGGCTGAGATTAAGCATGAAATCACTTCCGAGGACATGAACTGTACGTGAAGCTTGCCCAACAACGAAGCCTTAGCCCCGGGAAACTTGCTAACATTGATGCTAATAAAGTTCCCAACTCAGCCATGTTTCTTCCCCCTCAAGCTGCGTTTAGCCATCGCCCTCGCATCTCCGTTTCGTCGACGAGCTCCGGTTCTTCTGGACATGCTTCCATCTGGTCGACCAACTCGGGACAGTCTTCGATGTCTTGGCAGTCCGCCTCTACTTGCAACCGATCTCAGGCGCCGCTCCCTATTCCCCCTTCCAGCTCCTTGAACGGACTCGGTCCCATGAGTGCCCCGGTCGGCACAGCTGGTAAGACCAACATTTATTGGTGCACCTCGTGTGAGACCAGCTTCAAGCGCAAGTATGACTGGAAGCGCCACGAGGATGAGTTTCACGAGCGCTGGCGCAAGTATCCTTGTCCCGAGCCTGGATGTAACCGCAGCTTCTGGGGATCCAACTCGTTCAATCAGCATCACAAGCAGTGCCACGGGTGCAAGACTTGCCCTCACGCCGAAAAGGTGGTCAAGTTCCTCCGAAAGCGCAAGTACTGGGCTTGTGGCTTCTGCTCTGCCCTCCACCCTGCCCGTGAGCGCCACGTCGAACACGTTGCTCGACACTTCGAGTCGGGTATGACAAAGGGTGACTGGATGCATTCCCGTGTTGTGTATGGTCTCCTCCATCAACCTCTGATCCACGAGGCTTGGGATGCATTGGTTGTGAGCAAGCAGGCCGAGTACAATGGCCGACGACCCCAGTTCAGTTGGCACCCAAGCAAGACTGGCCGTGCCCAAGGTTTCCTCGAGAATGAGAACCCCGGCCAACTCCAGGACCTGCTTGAGTTCTTCTCTGGAGATGAAGGCGAAGCTCAGTATATTGTCAGCGCTGCGTACAACCTAGCCGATATCGTTCTTACCTCGGCACCAATCCCCTCTCCTCAGTACTCACACGCCAGTCTTGGACCCCAGGGCTTTACACACGACCCACGAATGTCGTTTATGCCGCTGCCTACCCAGGGCCACGCAGGTCATCAGTCTCTGATGCCTTCACCTGACCCTCAGCAGACCCAATTCAACACGCCGTTCCGAAACACGATAATGGTGCCTTCCCAACAATTCCCCTCACCCTCAAGACCGTCACCAGACTCTTCGTCCCACTCTCCGATGGGACCTTCAACATCGCCGTTGATGCCGCCACCAGCGCCTTCTCCGCTCGAGAAGCGTGAGCTGCCACCACCCCCTCACTCACAGGGCCACGACGCTGGTGAGTCAATGATGGACTTTGAGTACTCGCCAGCAGCACCGCCTGTTTTGTTTGACGACTGGGAGAGTCTCACAGGCTCTGTTGTCGAGCAGCATGGCCAGCAGCATGACGGTGCCACAAGTGGCTGGGGAATGGTGCAATATTTCAATGACCCTCGCGTTACCTCATGAGCTTAAGCTAGCCACACAACACACTCTTTGACTTTTGGACATAACTGAGCCATCTGATTTGCTAGCCCAGTTTTGGGTTCCCCCACGTTTTCCTTGAATCGAATCAGCAACAACCCTTGCGGACCTCTTGGTGTTCCTGCAAGCATTTTCCTTTTTTGTTTTTCCTTAGTAGATAATGATAATACCCCTTCATCGCGACGACAGGTGAGGGCATCTGGATTGTTTTTTTATCTTGTCACGGCAGGCTGAAAGAAATGTATTGGGCTTATCATGTCCTGGTCCTGGATCAAAAAGGTGGAGTTGGGTGATGCAGCTCTCCTGTCGTCCTTTGTTTCCTTTTATGTCATTGATGGATGAGAATATATGGGAGTAACTTGGGTTGGTGGATTGAATAGGGACAAAAACCGGCGGTTAGTGAGTGAGGATGTGTACTGGCATTGAGGTTGGTGCGCATTTACAGCGACGCTGGAGAGCCATATGCTGTAAGATAGGATATGAtaggaagagagagaagcaagcaagaaaggAATAAAGAACCCGAAGGGACGGATTTGAATGAATGAGTGCGTCAGAGGCTGAAATATATGGGATTGATTTGAGGAATGTAGGGGAAATGAGGTGGTGTCTGAGACAACTGGGCTGGCATGTACTGTACCTTGTGCAGTTAGGGCTTTGGCTAGGGAGATGTATGTCTTGGATCTATTTGGGTGCATGTAGATAGAGTCACGAGTTACGATGCGTTGAGCTGTAATACACATTGAGTTTTTACTTTGATCTTGAAGCCGCAGTCcgaccatgatgagatagATGGCTGAGTTGGCGGGGAGTCGAATAGTCGTCGCTTGGCAAGACTCTTTTGCGGCGTACAAGTGAATGATGAAGTTATTATATGAACTCTTTGGCCGCCTGAACAGGGCATGTAAGATAAAGGTGAAGATAATGGGCTTGTTTGTTCTCACCTCGTGGCTGTGCGCCTTTGTTCATTCACTTGGTGGTGTACATGGGTGAAGAAAGTGGTGACAGTCTCATGTACACCATCAAAGTCCATTATTGTTCCTGGAATATCGACTTTTCATGAGTAGCTATATAACCAAGATGATCTTACCTCACGGCATCTCATTTTCTCTCATCACCGTCAACAGCTTTGAGAATTGTCACAGCAGCAAATATCACAGCTCAGGTagtcttcgtcttcactAACAGATAAACACAACAAAACACCAGGACCCTTCACCCATCATGTCTAGACACAGCAAGCGCTCAACCCGCAAAGTCGGGTTCCTAGATGCCCTAGGCCAATGGACAATGGGTCCCTCTCTCAACCGCAGTCGTAGCTCCCGCTGCCGTCGTCACCCACGCAGCACATCAGCAACTCGCGAAGCTCGTCTCGCAAACGCCCCGAAAGATCTTAACCTCACAGCTCGTCAATGGCGTCAATACGCTGACGTCCCTCCCGAGCCACAAGATGAGTGCGACTGCAGTGACTGCGGTGAGGACTATTCTGACGATGAGCAGAAGTCGCTTGTGAGTGCGGAGCCGGTGCAGAGGATCTGTTCCAAGTGGTCGCACTCTGAGGGGTCGGCGTTCACGCGCGAGCCGCCGGCTGTTCATAGAGATTCGGGGCTGAATCGGATTCTGGGGagggttgaggctgagatggcGGAGGAGCAGAGGCTTAGACATCGGGTGAGTTATGATGCTGATAATGATGCGCTGTTTGCGAATATTCCTCGTCGGGATCAGAGGAGTCCAGGTGAGATTATcgtccatcgtcatcgtctcgGTGATGGAGAGGACTttcttgcagttgagaccTTTGGACACGGTGATTCAAGCCATCGCGACGCAGACGTTCAGTCCGTACGCTCATCGCAGTTCTTCCTGAACCCTCGTGAAGCACCCCCCGTTCCTCAAGATGCCTGGCCCTCATCACTTCAGCATGTCCCCAAGGGCACAAAGACTAGGATTCAGTCTTGGAGGGACTGCGTCAAGAACGggccggagccggagccttCGGTGTTTGGGGGCAGTAATGCTCCGACGGTTTGGCCGGGGAGTGGAGAGACGGTTGTGCCGGATGATAGCCTTACGGAGGTTGTTGTGCGGAATAGTCGGGGATCTTTGCAGAGGGAATTGAAGAGTGGTGGGAGTAGACGACATTCGGGGAGGAAGTGAGTGGCTGAGAGAAGAGTGAGTGAAAGGTGAGATTGGTGTTTAGGTAAGTCATTGGTGTAAGTCAGAGAGATAGCGAGAGAGGGAGGGTAAGTATTGATAGCTACGTCTTAGTGAGAGACCTAGACTGAGCCTCGAGTGGTAAGTACAACAATAAATTTCCTTTGTCTGTAATATTTGCCTGATACTGATTTGATGCTGAGTGATGTGAGTGTAGTAGTGATTGTAAGTGGGTGGCCTCAGCTGACGGGGATTGATGCATCGGGCTGATAGACTCGACGTCAACGCTGCTGGCGCTCTATTGTCGCAGGACATCACAGAGAATGAAATCAATTGATAGGAATATATCATTTGCTGAAGTGATTGAGTAATAGAAAGAGATATTACATAGTAAAGGCCGACTTACACCAACATCTCGGGACCCTTACCCATGGCCCCCTTGCCTCGGCTCCACATTGTACCGCATATCACTAAGACACATCgggccatctccatctccaactccaaTTAAACGCGACGCGCGAAGGGAGCTTCCAAACTTATTAAACTTGGACCTTTATACATCACGGCCCCGCAGTTTGCAACGACATCGCAACCTTGCCAACTGCCCTCTATACCTGTcatatcttggcttcaaataccctgagcttcttctctgaTCTCTCGCGACTGCTTACCAAGCTTCAAAGACGACCTGGCGATCCTGCGCACGCCTACAGACCCTTTGCGACACTTTCGAATGCGATTCGCAATTGGTTCCTTTGTTCAAAAGACTGCTCCATGAATTGATGCTTTAGACTTTTGCTAGGTGGATATATTATACAGGTAATCACTCACTACGCCTCTGGATCGATTGCGCCAGAGTTGTCCCCATGTCTCCCTTGATCAATCCTCCCAATTACACCCAGCTAACCTCCCCAGCACCCATAATGAATACCCTGGACGATGATCGCCTGTCCGCCAGTTCAGCTGACTCGGACAatgacaacgacaacgataATGACAATGACAACGACCGCAACGACGTCGACGAGGCAATGGAGGACGCTGACGACAATGGCGATCAGGATCAAGATGCAGaaggcgatgacgatgataacaacgacgacgaagacgatgacgacaatgcagatgcagacgCTGATGCAGAcggtgaaggtgaagaatCTCAACCGCCTGCGACAGACTCAAACGATCAACGGAGTACTCAGATAAAATCCGAACCCGACGATTCGCAATCCCAACCCAGGAAATCAGCTACACCCGCCCCGAGTCTCGACAAGCGGTGGCCTCAGCCGTCGCCTGAGTACATCGGCGCAGCGTCCTACGATATCGTGCCGACCATGGCAGCGCCGCAATCGACGAGTGTCAATGCCATGGCTATCACACCCGATTTGAGGTACTGGATCACGGGAGGCTCAGACGGGTATATTCGTAAATATGACGGGCCCAATACCATCAACGGCAAGCTGGCTTTGACGGTTGCGCAGAGGCATCCGTTTGTGGATAGCGTTACCAAGGCTGGCATACTCATGTCGTACTGGGAGAATGAGGAGCCGCCGCCTCCGGGACGGGGAGACCAGGAGCATATTCTCTCGCCTGTTTACTCTCTCGCTGTACAATCGCAGGCTCTTTGGTTACTATCTGGTCTGGAGTCAGGGGGTATCAATCTACAGAGCGTCCGACACGACGAGGGCAAGAGAATCCACTGTCTGCAGCAGCACACAAACGCTGTGTCTGTCTTGACGATGGCGCAGGACGAAAGGAGCGTTCTTAGCGGTGGATGGGACAAGAACATCTTTGATTGGGATCTCAACACCGGTCAAACCATCAGAAGCTTCGATGGCAACGCAGGTCAAATATCAGCTCTTGAACTCCGTCCCGCAAGCGGTGCTCCCATCccagaagacgacgatgagccACTGCCTCCTACAACAATGACTACAAATAACGCGGCGCCTATAGCGAATGGGAACTTTACAGATCCACTCAACAACGATGGAGTCGACGATATGACCGCTGAGTTCAACGCCAATCCCAGCAACGGCGATGGCGACGGGTCAGCTTCACCCGCGCACGACAGTCTCTTTGGAGGAAGCGATGCGGGGAGCTTATTCGGCGAGACAAAGGAAGATCAACCCTTTGgcaacgacgacgatgaattCACTGCCGTGATGCCGGGCCATGGTCATGATAGCGCTATGGACCATTCAGCAGACATGGCCGCTCTCGACGCAGGAAAAGATccagagcctgagcctgaacCCGTTCCGGAACCCGAACCGGTCGTTGAACCGCCCCCGCCTGAGCCATCGCTGGATACAAGCGACGCTATGGACGTCGATCTCGTACCGGCTCCAACGCAAGGCACAGAACCATCGCAAGACGCACTCCCCAAGTCTGAGCCAACATCTCCTTCGTTACTCCTCAGATCACACACCCCCACGAATCATGATCCAACACAAACATCCAACACAACATTCCTCTCGGCTGCGATGGACGGAACATTAAGAATCTGGGATCGACGCCAACAAGATCCCGTGGCGCGCATCGGCACAAGGAATGGTGTCCCCCCGTGGTGCATGGGCGCCTGCTGGAGTCCCAACGGCAACAACATCTACGCGGGCCGTCGCAACGGGACCGTGGAAGAGTACAATATTCACAAGGCAAAGAGAAATTGGGAACCCCACAGGACGCTCAAGTTCCCCGGGGGCAGCGGAGCAGTCAGTGCCGTGAGACCCATGATTAACGGCCGTCATCTCGTCTGGTAGActccccctcccctccccctcccctctTATCAGTCTGTCCATACTAACAGTGAGTGTCCAGTGCCTCCCACGATATCATGCGTCTCTACGATCTTCGTGAATCGCCCATGAAGCACTCTAGCGTTcccttcctcatcatccccgGTCCTCCCCGTGCAGGCGTCATCTCCAGTCTCTACATCGACCCGACAAGCCGCTACATGCTGAGCGCTGCAGGCACAAGAGGCTGGGAGGGTACGAGTACAGAAGTCCTCATCGGTTATGAGATTAATGCTACCAATGGATAGCTTGGGGTCGTCTCAACTCGAACTGACTCTCCAACTTTGGGACTTGGTCGTCGTGCTTTGTATATACTGGAGTTGGTCATGGCgagctttaatttatagtcGGATTTTCCTGCCTCTATAACAGTTAGACAAAATTCCATTCCTATTCCTCAATTCTTCGACTTCTCGGGTCACTCAATCAGCAGCAGTCAGGGTTTGATACAGCACCCGTACAATTTCTACACCAACGACTACATAATCTACAATTCCTATCGTAAGCTATTCATTCAGTCACTCCGACTGACCTCTCAacgaggaaagaaaactcaggaatCTAATCataaagaacaaaaagacttatGTAACTTGGCATAAGTTTATGacaccttttgctgagtttattttgacaccctatgACAAGTtccgatgttttcttgctccccgacgGCACTTCAATCGAAGCTGATCAAGTCCTCCCCATCTTTCTTGTCATCCTCCATTGATGACCCTCCAATATCGGTGCCCGATGTAGCAGGCTTCTCCCGGCTGGGTTCAGCTTCTTTGCAAGTTGAGACCTTAATTGACCAATGTTTTTCAACTTTCTCTTCACGTCGCCGATGAAGGCTGTCCGATGTTGTTGTTCGGTGCCAGGTCTCACTGATGTGTATTGACTCGGGGCTCTTCTGGCGTCTTTTGGCCTTCGCGTCCTCTGCGAGCTGtttatccttcttggccaatTTGTCTGGGCTCCAGTTCTCGCGGCGAGAGGCTTCCTTTGAGGCATCCGCGAAACTCTCAAAGACTCTAGTTGTCGTTATGGCATTGTCCGCAGTTTGGTGGGCCTGCTGGATCGTTTCCGCGTAATAGCCCCCCTCCATTATTTGTTCACTGGTTGGCTCTAAGCAATGTTTTCGAGCTTGTGCCATGGGAGTTGAAGTTGGTACCTGGGAACTTGGAGCTTCAAAGGCATCGGACCGGCGAGTTGGAGACGTTTGAGGTCTAGATCCTCCCGAAATTGTTCTATCGCTTCGTGACTGGGGGCGATAATTGGGCTTTTTGGGAGCTCGAGCAGGTAACGGAGAAGTCCTGAGGGGCAACTTCATCTTTGGAGGCTCATCGCATCGTGAGGGGCACTTGCAAGGCTGCCAACAACGCGACTCGCAACTGTGGCCACACTTCAAGACCTCTTCGCACTTCTCCAAGCATTTGACCTCGCTGTGGTCGAACTTGTGGCAAGCGAGCTTACATGGATGGCCCTTTGCACACGTGGACTCGCAACTTTTATCGCAACCGCCTCCAGGGATGTACTTCCAACCACTGGCATTCTTGATGTTTGTTCGTATTCCGTGGTTACGGCAAGTGACCGGCAGGTAGTTGTCGATACTCTGACGGCGTTCAAACACATCAATGACCTTTCTCCATGTACTGTAAGCCTCTGAAGTCTCATCTCTCACCAGTGTTTGGGAGTTGCCGAAGACATACAGTCCGCATCTCGCTCGGCTGGTACCCACGTTTGTCCGATTCGCGTTCCCAATGAAGCCCGGGCCAAGGGTTCGAACTAGTGATAGTAGAATGACATCGTTCTCTTCGCCCTGGAAGCCATCGACAGTTCTTACCGACCACTTCTTCAAAGGATTCTTGAGTTCGAGGTATAGGTCGCGACGAAGCTTCTCCGTGATGAGAGCAACCTGCCCCTTGTAGAACGTCAAAACAGTGATGCGTTCCGGGTCAACGCCGTTCTGAACAAGATATCGCACGAAGCCCACTATCATGTCAGCCTCATCTGGATTCGAAAATGAAAAGTCGTTGGCATTCTGCCTCTCTTGTCCCTCGTGATCAAACCACCAAAGGCTCTTCCCGCCCATGCCCGGTACAGGAGGCCGGTTGTCTGGGTCGTATACGGAACAATGATCTGTGAGCTTGGGATAGAACGCGTTGACCACTTCGCGAATTGCAGGGACCATACGACGCTGGACTCGGAGCATGCTATATGGCAACTTGAGCTTGACCAGGCGCTCAAACAAAGACACATGCATGTTGTAGGGATCACGGCCGAGTTCTCGCACATCTACAGATGGGACCAGTTGCTGGTGATCTCCGACGAGCACAACCTGATCCAGGCTGGGATAGAGAGCGGAACTAATGTTGGCTTCTCGAGTTTCGGCCGCTTCCTCGATCATCAATATGCGGGGCTTCAATGCTGCGATCATACCACGATACTTGGACAGTCCGGTGGTTGTACAACCCACGATCTCAATACGCTCACCTGTGATGAGTCTGACATCGGACTCCCATCGGCTgactttgatatcatcaCATGCTTCCTGGTACTCTTTGAGAAGCTGAGGGAACTTTTGAGCTCGTGCGAGGATAAGTTCTTCTCGTAGGAGGTGATAGACCATGCCGCGATAACGTGGCTGGATCTTATATAGATCTTGATGCTGTTTCAATAGCCTGCGGGCTCGGTGAGCCCAGGAGGCTTGTTTGGAGAGTTCACTGGGAAGGGCACCGGTGACATTGAACTTCATGGGAAAGAAAGCACCTTTGAGTCTCTCCTTCTGATTCTCTTGCTGGgtttcatcaacagcatcatctttTTCGGGATTTTCAGCCTGGTTCTGGGGAGGGCGTATGTCAACAGTGGTGTCTGTCTCGATGACCTGGAGCCAGTGCGCAATGCGACACTCAATCTCAGTTCCGTCATCACGATTGACCAGAGTAGCAGACTCccactcgtcatcatccaacGACTTGTACTGAGCATCCGAGAGGAGTCCTTCTTTAAGAAACTCTTCAGCTGGAATCAGAAATGCAGGGAAGCATTGCGACAACAACTTCTCCATTGTGCCGAGAACCTTTCTTCGAGCTCTCTCAGCCGCGATGCCACCACTTTGTGTTTTTAATTTGGCTTTGAGATTGTACAAAGTACGCTCTTCTATCGCCTCGTCTTCTGTGCGCCCACCGAGACGAACAATGACGGCCTCAAAAACCGAGAGTCGGTCCAGAAGCTGATCGAGAGCGTGGTTGGTTTGAGCAGCAACTATGACGGGTGGGGTATCTCCTTTTTGTCGAGACTTGAGAGTCTGGACATAGCTTTCAATGGCTACAACGGATGTGAAAGTCTTGCCAGTGCCAGGAGGACCTTGGATAACCGCCAGCTCTTTGTGGGCCATGCGTTCCAAAGCTTCCCTTTGAGAAGGATCAAGGTGGTCAGCTCTGTCAGGAATACGAGGAGTCTGCCCTGGAGTGTCTGCAAGATAGTCGGTCGTGTGTTCGGTGTTGGACTCATGAATGATGTATTTGTCAAACTTGGAACTGAGGAATGTTAGTTTGGGTATTGAGTATGCAACGGGATAGACCTACTCAAACTTTGCGGCATGTTGTAGCCCAACCATGGCATGGCGAACAGTCTCAAAATAACCTCCTTTGGCTTCGAGCATCACCATCTCAACGGAAGGATCGAAGACGGCATTGT
Proteins encoded in this window:
- a CDS encoding related to NAM7-nonsense-mediated mRNA decay protein; translated protein: MPGDQTPLEIITQHVNHKNNLPKTGSVPWHLAPEFPHSSELMSIDAAPLPHPPNIKVLSERDAKNAYLEFQYITNRFEGTELLRQAINCFRNKPRMMEGDRDNFYIYTQVSHIFSFLKSSTNSYKVHVQGYLFARSGAACRIAFSTERSPTKVEWKQSNRLTAGTLIALSPKDDNFNTQCYVAVVAARYIVGGLEPDPANDEGEDTPPRIEIFWSDCNNAVFDPSVEMVMLEAKGGYFETVRHAMVGLQHAAKFDSKFDKYIIHESNTEHTTDYLADTPGQTPRIPDRADHLDPSQREALERMAHKELAVIQGPPGTGKTFTSVVAIESYVQTLKSRQKGDTPPVIVAAQTNHALDQLLDRLSVFEAVIVRLGGRTEDEAIEERTLYNLKAKLKTQSGGIAAERARRKVLGTMEKLLSQCFPAFLIPAEEFLKEGLLSDAQYKSLDDDEWESATLVNRDDGTEIECRIAHWLQVIETDTTVDIRPPQNQAENPEKDDAVDETQQENQKERLKGAFFPMKFNVTGALPSELSKQASWAHRARRLLKQHQDLYKIQPRYRGMVYHLLREELILARAQKFPQLLKEYQEACDDIKVSRWESDVRLITGERIEIVGCTTTGLSKYRGMIAALKPRILMIEEAAETREANISSALYPSLDQVVLVGDHQQLVPSVDVRELGRDPYNMHVSLFERLVKLKLPYSMLRVQRRMVPAIREVVNAFYPKLTDHCSVYDPDNRPPVPGMGGKSLWWFDHEGQERQNANDFSFSNPDEADMIVGFVRYLVQNGVDPERITVLTFYKGQVALITEKLRRDLYLELKNPLKKWSVRTVDGFQGEENDVILLSLVRTLGPGFIGNANRTNVGTSRARCGLYVFGNSQTLVRDETSEAYSTWRKVIDVFERRQSIDNYLPVTCRNHGIRTNIKNASGWKYIPGGGCDKSCESTCAKGHPCKLACHKFDHSEVKCLEKCEEVLKCGHSCESRCWQPCKCPSRCDEPPKMKLPLRTSPLPARAPKKPNYRPQSRSDRTISGGSRPQTSPTRRSDAFEAPSSQVPTSTPMAQARKHCLEPTSEQIMEGGYYAETIQQAHQTADNAITTTRVFESFADASKEASRRENWSPDKLAKKDKQLAEDAKAKRRQKSPESIHISETWHRTTTSDSLHRRREEKVEKHWSIKVSTCKEAEPSREKPATSGTDIGGSSMEDDKKDGEDLISFD
- a CDS encoding related to transcription factor SPT8; protein product: MNTLDDDRLSASSADSDNDNDNDNDNDNDRNDVDEAMEDADDNGDQDQDAEGDDDDNNDDEDDDDNADADADADGEGEESQPPATDSNDQRSTQIKSEPDDSQSQPRKSATPAPSLDKRWPQPSPEYIGAASYDIVPTMAAPQSTSVNAMAITPDLRYWITGGSDGYIRKYDGPNTINGKLALTVAQRHPFVDSVTKAGILMSYWENEEPPPPGRGDQEHILSPVYSLAVQSQALWLLSGLESGGINLQSVRHDEGKRIHCLQQHTNAVSVLTMAQDERSVLSGGWDKNIFDWDLNTGQTIRSFDGNAGQISALELRPASGAPIPEDDDEPLPPTTMTTNNAAPIANGNFTDPLNNDGVDDMTAEFNANPSNGDGDGSASPAHDSLFGGSDAGSLFGETKEDQPFGNDDDEFTAVMPGHGHDSAMDHSADMAALDAGKDPEPEPEPVPEPEPVVEPPPPEPSLDTSDAMDVDLVPAPTQGTEPSQDALPKSEPTSPSLLLRSHTPTNHDPTQTSNTTFLSAAMDGTLRIWDRRQQDPVARIGTRNGVPPWCMGACWSPNGNNIYAGRRNGTVEEYNIHKAKRNWEPHRTLKFPGGSGAVSAVRPMINGRHLVCASHDIMRLYDLRESPMKHSSVPFLIIPGPPRAGVISSLYIDPTSRYMLSAAGTRGWEGTSTEVLIGYEINATNG